A stretch of Telopea speciosissima isolate NSW1024214 ecotype Mountain lineage chromosome 11, Tspe_v1, whole genome shotgun sequence DNA encodes these proteins:
- the LOC122644555 gene encoding benzyl alcohol O-benzoyltransferase, whose amino-acid sequence MKSSSSSSCLTSLTFNVRRREPELVSPAKPTPHEFKYLSDIDDQEGLRFHIPAIQFYKNEPSMRGQDPVKVIRKAIAEALVFYYPFAGRLREGPGRKLVVECTGDGVIFIEADADVTLEQFGEALQPPFPCLEELLYDVPGSGGVLGCPLLLIQVTRLMCGGFIFALRLNHTMSDAAGLVQFMCAVGEIARGARTPTLPPVWKRELLTARDPPRVTFLHREYDEVADTKGTLIPLDDMAHRSFFFGPAEVAALRKHVPPHLHSCSTFEVLTACLWRCRTIAIQPDPDEDVRVICIVNARAKFQPPLPVGFYGNAFAFPIAISPAAKLCNNPLGYALELVKKAKGEVTEEYMRSLADLMVMKGRPHFTVVRTYLVSDLVHAGFGAVDFGWGNAVYGGAAKGGVGAIPGVASFYIPFRNHKGEDGIVVPVCLPGPAMERFVTEIEGMIKEPPVDQIDNTKTTFIISAM is encoded by the exons ATGaaatcctcatcttcttcatcgtGTTTAACTTCCTTGACGTTCAATGTTCGAAGGCGTGAACCGGAGCTGGTTTCACCGGCTAAACCTACACCTCATGAATTCAAGTATCTCTCAGACATTGATGACCAAGAGGGTCTACGGTTCCATATTCCGGCGATACAGTTCTACAAGAATGAGCCTTCGATGAGAGGACAAGACCCTGTGAAGGTCATAAGGAAGGCAATTGCTGAAGCTTTAGTATTTTACTACCCATTTGCTGGTAGACTCAGGGAAGGGCCTGGAAGGAAGCTGGTGGTGGAATGCACCGGCGACGGTGTAATCTTCATCGAGGCCGACGCCGATGTAACGCTGGAGCAGTTCGGTGAAGCACTTCAACCACCATTCCCTTGCCTGGAGGAGCTCCTTTACGACGTTCCCGGATCGGGTGGTGTTCTTGGTTGCCCTCTGTTACTGATTCag GTGACACGTCTTATGTGTGGTGGGTTCATTTTTGCCCTCCGGTTGAACCACACCATGAGCGACGCAGCCGGTTTGGTCCAGTTCATGTGCGCCGTGGGTGAAATAGCACGCGGAGCACGGACTCCCACTTTGCCACCTGTATGGAAGAGGGAACTCCTCACCGCAAGGGATCCACCACGTGTCACATTTTTACACCGCGAGTATGATGAGGTGGCTGATACTAAAGGCACACTCATCCCTCTTGATGACATGGCCCACCGATCTTTCTTCTTTGGCCCGGCTGAGGTGGCTGCCTTGCGTAAACACGTGCCTCCCCACCTCCACTCGTGTTCCACATTTGAGGTGCTAACGGCTTGTCTTTGGCGATGCCGCACAATAGCTATCCAGCCCGACCCGGATGAGGATGTACGTGTGATTTGTATAGTCAACGCACGTGCCAAGTTTCAACCGCCATTGCCGGTCGGATTCTATGGCAATGCGTTTGCTTTTCCGATTGCGATATCCCCGGCGGCAAAATTGTGTAATAATCCGTTGGGATACGCGTTGGAGCTGGTGAAGAAAGCGAAAGGTGAAGTGACTGAGGAATACATGAGATCGTTGGCGGATTTAATGGTTATGAAGGGGAGGCCCCACTTTACGGTCGTGAGGACCTATCTGGTTTCGGATCTAGTACATGCCGGGTTTGGAGCAGTGGATTTCGGGTGGGGAAATGCGGTATACGGTGGGGCAGCAAAGGGAGGTGTCGGGGCAATTCCAGGGGTGGCGAGCTTCTACATACCGTTCAGGAATCATAAAGGAGAGGATGGGATAGTGGTGCCGGTTTGCTTGCCTGGGCCGGCGATGGAAAGGTTTGTGACGGAGATCGAGGGCATGATTAAGGAGCCTCCCGTTGATCAGATTGACAATACTAAGACCACCTTCATCATATCTGCTAtgtaa
- the LOC122646507 gene encoding cell division control protein 2 homolog produces the protein MDQYEKVEKIGEGTYGVVYKARDRLTNETIALKKIRLEQEDEGVPSTAIREISLLKEMQHGNIVRLQDVVHSEKRLYLVFEYLDLDLKKHMDSCPEFGKDPRLIKTFLYQILRGIAYCHSHRVLHRDLKPQNLLIDRRTNALKLADFGLARAFGIPVRTFTHEVVTLWYRAPEILLGSRHYSTPVDVWSVGCIFAEMVNQRPLFPGDSEIDELFKIFRLLGTPNEETWPGVTSLPDFKTAFPKWPPKDLTTVVPDLEPAGVELLSKMLCLDPSKRITARNALEHEYFKDLGVVP, from the exons ATGGACCAG TATGAAAAAGTAGAGAAGATTGGAGAAGGAACTTATGGTGTAGTTTACAAGGCTCGTGACCGTTTGACGAATGAGACTATAGCTCTCAAAAAGATTCGCTTAGAGCAGGAAGATGAAGGAGTTCCTAGCACGGCAATAAGAGAAATTTCCCTCTTGAAGGAGATGCAGCATGGAAACATAGTCAG GTTGCAGGATGTTGTACACAGTGAGAAACGCTTGTATCTTGTTTTTGAGTATCTGGACCTTGATTTGAAGAAGCACATGGATTCTTGTCCAGAGTTTGGTAAAGATCCTCGTTTAATAAAA ACATTCCTTTATCAGATCCTTCGAGGAATTGCTTATTGCCATTCTCATAGAGTTCTCCATCGAGATTTGAAGCCTCAAAATTTACTGATAGACCGTCGTACCAATGCACTGAAACTCGCAGACTTTGGATTGGCCAGGGCATTTGGTATTCCTGTGAGGACATTTACTCATGAG GTGGTAACACTTTGGTACAGAGCACCAGAAATTCTCCTTGGGTCCCGCCATTACTCCACTCCAGTTGATGTATGGTCAGTGGGTTGTATATTTGCTGAGATGGTGAACCAGCGACCTTTGTTCCCTGGGGACTCTGAGATTGATGAACTGTTCAAAATTTTCAG ACTTTTGGGTACTCCAAATGAAGAAACTTGGCCTGGGGTGACTTCATTACCTGATTTCAAAACTGCCTTTCCCAAGTGGCCTCCTAAG GACCTGACAACTGTGGTCCCTGATCTTGAACCAGCTGGAGTAGAGCTACTTTCG AAAATGCTTTGCTTGGACCCCAGTAAAAGAATTACAGCACGGAATGCTCTTGAGCATGAATATTTCAAGGATCTTGGGGTTGTACCTTGA